The sequence cgtatctttgctttcgtattcgtgttcaaagtataaaaagtatgaatcgtttatgttttctcttcccaagtataagtataaaagagtaaaagtgggactatgatctcaccttgagtgcaagagtataaaaatacttcacaagtaaacgtgtgcaataacgaatgctagtcttgacctaaacaagtaggttgtatcaataacggtaaacacggttggtcaaagttgttcaattagtcctatggctcgttacgactcgattatatatatagcatgtgaatcacgttgtcaagtttcatgcaagatataagtataaaagcatgttagaacggttgcataagtatttggttaagtttgactaaaagtcaaacttggtcaaagtcaaagtcaaagtcaacggggtcgattGGGTATCCGACTATAAGTTTCATGTTAATTGGAGTTGTTAGTAAGCGTGAACGAAATGCTGAGCACGAAAGGCACTAATCTGCACAAATGTGCAATTTCTTGCACACTTGTGCAAATAAGGGTAAATTAGAATCAGAAATTCCTTTGTTTTAATTGGGCACGAAATGCACTAATATGCACAAATGCGCAAATCTTGCACACTTGTGCAACCTGAAGTGCTAAaattcacaagtctcgaaccaaagcACTTTTAAACACAACTTGTGAATCGGgaacactcaaaacacgtatcttatatcgttggaaaggtaatttaacgaggaatacaactaaacacatatcatcaatcaaatacaAATATTTTACACCAAAATCCACcattaatgctcaacattaattactccaagttcataaattgtataagatgattcgggaacttaatacacacatataatacgttgtttcgtagataattacgcatacaatactattAAACACCTACatttaacattgcaaagcattcaatgcatcaaaatccattttacttctatcaaaccctaacccaaaatcataaatttaacaattatgtttatgaagcttttccatgtcaacctacataccaaattgaagctagtaatgctaggaacacatttaatacatgcacttttaacatctaacaacatttaagcaatcgaatctcaaaatcaaacatacccatttcaagtttaagctagttacatcaaaatgacgagaacaagcatataaatcattattcatgttagacttgagccatatacactaattaacacttttataagttaaaaacatcaagaacacgaaatcaggtgtttttagaaagttacccaaatgtgatgaaatcggtatggaatcgaagaggaagatgcaaggattccaaatatgtaatttgttttgtgaaacacttgctagatcggaaatagatgatgattctttgtttttggtgtttgagagaaaaaggtgaaagtAGGAGAAGATGAGAGGTGGTGAATGAGTGGATGAGAGtgaggttgaccactttgacctagtcaaaactttggtcatttggcaacattggtccctcaagtttaaagcgggtgcgtgaattacctaaacgagataatttaaaaacgcgtattaacggaagatgttataatcatataacggactttaaaatagtataacggaaggtaaacggaaaaaggcgggatgttacattacctactccttaaaagaaatttcgtcctgaaatttaagtaggcgtagtagtcgttgtttcttcctcgggatcatgCGTTTCCGAATccccgaataaatgagggtatttcttttgcatttgatcttgcctttcccaagtaaactcgggtccccttttggcattccaacggaccttaacgatcgggattcaactttgttttagcgtcttgacggaggtgtccacaatttcaaccggttcctccacaaaatgaagtttgtcaccaatagtaagctcctcgagagggataacgatatcgggttcggcaaggcactttttcaagttggatacatggaaagtaagatgaacggagctcagttgaggcggaagatctaaacgataagcaacggttccaacacgctccaagatttcgaatggaccaatataccgcggatttagctttccgcgtttcccgaaatggattacacctttccaaggtgcgacttttaacattacgcgatcaccgacttagaattcgaggtcattgcgtcttttgtcggtatagctcttttgacgactacgggccgtcctaagcctatctcggatttgaacgatcttctcggttgtttcatgaatgaccgtgtcgcctacttcggcccaacaaagaggagaacgacattttcggccatacaaagcttcgaaaggtgcggcgttgatactcgcgtggtaactattgttgtaagagaattcggcgaggggcaagtgcttgtcccaagctttttcgaagtcgataacacaagctcgtagcatgtcttccaaggtttgaattgtgcgttcactttgtccgtcggtttgtggatgatatgcggtgctcatgtctaaacgcgttcccaacgcttcttgtaaagtacgccaaaatctagaaacaaaacggccatctcggtcggaaataatctataaaggcacaccgtgacgggctacgatctctttaatgtaaagttgtgcaagtttttctatgttgtcggtttccttcatggctaggaagtgcgcggatttggtgagacggtcaacaataacccaaatagtatcgtaaccgcccaccgtctttggtagtttggtgataaaatccatcgttatcctttcccacttccattgcgggatttcggattgttgaagtagtccggacggtctttgatgttcggctttgactttggagcaagttaggcattttccaacataagtagcgacgtcccttttaatattcggccaccaatattgttctttaaggtcgtggtacatcttattggcaccggggtgaatcgaataccttgacttatgggcttcatctaaaagaaggcttcgtaagtccccataactaggcacccaaatcctcccggcgaaatatcgaagtccggtctccttaacttcgaatcgagaggtgaggacgttcaagtgttcgagagagatgttttcatccttgagagcctcatcttggcctACAAATGTACCACAACCCGTCTTGACCAGATTACCAATCTGATCTCTAACTTGTTCACCACAACCAGCAGAGACTTCACCCGCAACGTTGAGAGCTTTTTGAACCGAATGGCAACATtgacttttaatatatattttaaacataaacATTATTATTTCAAACTAAAGGTAAATAGTTATGTTTGAATATATAAAAAGTCAACATTGGTTAACATCTGTCTCAATCCCGTCTTGACCGTTGGGACGCTCCAAGTCTCAACCGTCTCGACCGTTTTTTTTTTCAACCTTACTAATTTGATGCTGGTGTTCTGTCTATGTTAACAATCAATTACGTATACACTCTCACCATTGCATTCAAGACGAGATAATCTCTTAGTCACTATTCAAATCTAAAATCATAATAAACGTAGATAAATTAATCGAAACATAGTCTTAACATCACGGGTAGTTATTAAAATCAATACATATTAATGTCTGCAAGCTTTAAATATGCATTGAAGTTTCAATTTATTACTTAGGTTTTGATCAATAATATTTCCCATTAAACTATATTGGAGATATGAGTCTTATATGCATTAAAGTTTGAGTCAATAATTAAGTGAATTAACTTTGAGTTAATAATTAAATGAATTAACTTTGAGTACATGATAGTTGTTGAGCCTTATGCTATCTTTAAAgtggatatttttttttaaacggaaaaaatattaattttgaccATGGTTGCCAAAAAGTCGTTAATTGAATGTAATTAGCTTAAACAGATGGAATTTGCTTTTGCTTTTGGAATTTTGAATTGATGTACAACCGCATTCCAATCACCTAATAAACTTTTGACCCGACCCCCACCCATTTGTCACTTTGTGCATTCCATTTTCTTTGAGTACCACATCTTAAATTTAATGAAATTTGTGTTTAATTTTTCAATCTGTTGTCGGTGTTAAAAATTGATTTTTTTAAACAATAATTTTTTGTTGAAATGAAACTCGCTAACAATAACCGGTAGAATAATGGAAACCCATAGATTATAACGTTTTTTGATAAAGTATTTATAGAGTACAAATGATCTAACTAAATTCTAACGGACTAAACTCATCTATACAATTCGGTTGAGCCGTCATAATATACAAATATATTCTAATACTTCACCGCACCTGCAGTTATAGTGAGAGTGAATACATACGCTTAAACTGAAAAAGTAAATACATAATACAACCATTAATAAAAGGAAAATATAAACAATGTCTTCATCTGTTTCTCGGACTTAGAACTTCATTTTGTTTCTTACTTATGAATTAGATAATGTAGAGGAAGAAAAGATATGAtacaataatataaaaaaaatgataagatCTGAAAAAGATAGTGAAATAAATCAAAATTATGAGAAAGGAAAGATAATTGCAAGGAAGCAACCATCAAAGATCTGATTTCAGAGGGTGATGCTGATATAATTCCATCCTAGAATTGGTCTCGTTGTCCAACAGGTCGCACGTCAGGAGAGCTGAAAAATATTCTCAGCTTGTTATCTTCGTTTTCTGTTACTGCGTCAACATGGACTCGTGGAACTGGAATATGGCTTCCGATGGTTTGTTCACTGTTAAAAAATTATCTACTGCAATCGATGATTACTTGCTTGATTCGCACACTTCACAACAAAGTACATTTCGGAATAATCTTGTACCATAAAAAAGCTTGAGATCTTTATTTGGAGGACTTTGAAGAAAAGACTACCCGTAAGGATCGAGCTTGACAAGAGAGGTATTGACTTGAATAGTGTACGATGTCCTCTTTGTGATGATGGTAGATCATTCTCTTATCTTTTGCAAGCATGCACTTGATATATGAGATCGAGTATTCAAATGGTGTAATTTGGGGAATTTTGCAACTTTTAATTTGCCTGGTCTACTAAATGACAATGAAAATCACACAATGTCGAGTTATGGGAGAAAGATTTGGCAAGCTTTAAAGTAGTTGTGTGCATACTTAATTTGGAAGAACTGGAATAGCATGGTGTTTCAAGGTAAATGTTGGAATGGACGGTAACTTTAAATGAGATACAAACTAAATCATTCGAAAGGATTTCAaatagatcgagatgaagaaaGTTCGAGTGGCTCACATGGTTATCTAATCCAAAGCATCTTAGTATTTGCACATATAGGGCTGCTTGCTCTGCAACCGAAAATTTTCGTGTAATAGTTCTCGTGTAGTTTCTCATGGGTGATTCATAGATGTATGAACACCCATCTTAATTGTTCTATACCAAGTTTTCGTGTAATAGTTCTCGTGTAGCTTCTCATGGGTGATTCATGGATGTATGAACAACGCCCATCTTAATTATACTATACTTTTGAGTTTCAATACTTAAAAAATTATAAACTGAACCTAAGAAGTAGACACAAAGTTTGTTATGATTGTTAACTTCTTGTAGCTCTATGGCTTTTATGTTAACATAATTCATATTCTTATTTTTATTCAAATATAAACAAAGAATAACAACATACAATGATACACATTTTGCTTTTTTAAAAAACGTACAATGATGCACATACATGAATGAAAAGTGTAGATActcataaaataatatatataaaaagtatactcGTAATAAAATATACCAAATTGATGGAAATTGGAAAGTTTTCTTAGTCTCATAACCTTTTTATAAAAAATCAAAATggggtgtgtgagagagaaagagaggagagagagagcGAGGAGAGAGAAAACTCAAAATCATCAATGGGAGGGCACGACTGCTAGAGATCGATACAGGGGTGGCTTCGGGGATCGATTGAAAAGACTATTTGGAATCCAACTCACATCGTTCATGTTTTTTAATTTTCCGGAAAACTGGGGTGTGCCGGATTTGTGGCATTCTTTCAAACCGTACGGCGAGATTCGTGATGTCTACATAGCTGGCAAGAGACTTAAGGGTGGGCAACGCTTCGCTTTTGCCAGATTCAGTCAGGTTCATGACGCTGATGGCATGCTTGCCTCTCTTAAGAACATCAGATTCGAAGGAAACCCTATCAGGGTATTTAAAGCAGTGGAAAGGTGTTCCTGGGAAGATAAGGATTTCCCCAGGCTGGAAAGGAAAAGGCCTACTCCAAATGGCCAACCTGGGATTAATTTCAATCACGAAAATGGCTATGGACATGCCTGCAGAGACTATCGTAAATTCAGTGATGTAACTGCAAACCAGGCCTTCGATCTTCGTGAACAACTTAGGAGGACAGATTTAAGAGAAAAACTAAATGGGAAATTAAGAGGAAAAGTAGAAGAACCTTTGAAGAAATCTTACGTTAACCCAAATAATTGTGTTAACCACTTCATTAAAAGATCGCTGATTGGGACGCTATACAACTGGGAATATATTCCTCAGATTATTGCACTTAGTAAGGCTGAAGGCATGACCAATTGTGAGGTCAAATACATGGGTGGCATGGATGTTATGTGGGTGTTCTATTCAACTATTAAAGCTGAGAGGGTCATTAATAATAGGGGACATGCTATTCATAGGTGGTGTAGCTCGGTCAAATTCCTTACTAAACCCTACATCCAAACCAAAAGGCTGGCGAAAATCAACATTAGATGTATGCCGGTGTCTTGTTGGAATGAGGTATGTTTCAAGGCGGTCGCCAGTCTATGGGGTGTTTGTTTAGAGTTTTATAATTGTTCTATCAACCAAGCACACCAAAGCCTGGAATTCGGGCAGGTTCTTATCCTCACAGAAAGCAAATGTCATGTTGTTGGGGATGCTATACTGAGTGTTGGTTATAGAGAACATAGAGATTCAGTCAATGAAGTGTTGCATGAAGTTATCACATTCAATCCGAGAGATGACTTTGAGGTGCAAATTGGTTCTGACAAAGATATTGCCCAGGGACAACAAGATAACATAGACGATGGCGTATCTGAATCTGAAGATGAAGATGACAAATTTATAGATGACACTTTTGGTAATCAAGATGAAGATGAAGGGAGTCTTAATTTTTTAAATCATCTACGTAACGAAGAAGATGAAGTATGTGATGAATTACAGAAAGATGATCAAGGTATGGATTGCCAAAATTCTCCAAAATTGCACATCGAGAATGACATTCCGTCCAATTCTCCAGGTTCCAGGAACAATTCCGGTTACTCTGGTGGCCGGCAAAAACTGTCCGATGGTATTGAAGATGAAGAGTCCAATTGTCTAGGTTTACAGGATCTTTTTGATGATACCAATGTTGATAACCGTGATGGCAGACCAAACGTGCAAAGGCGTAATGAGTGTAATGATTATTGTGGGTCCCCATGTTGTGGGGAATCTCAAATCCCTAATTGTAGTGGGCCCAATCATAACGGTATACCTCATCCATCCACCTCCCCAATAAATGGAGGTCATGGTAATTTTTCCATTACTGATATCGTGGATGACACCTTGGGCCCTAGAAACACAAGCCCAATAATCAAGGATGCTTCTAGCCCAACAAACAGAAACTTGGGTCAAAATAAAAATGACCCACATCTTCACCAGTCCGAATCTGAATTTGGGCCTGTATCTCAATATCACCAACAAAACCCCAAGTCTGGAAAATCTGGGCGTTCGATTAATAACATTCCGACTTCTTCTAATTCTAAAGCTAAATCAAACGGGGTTAGGAAGTCAACTAGCAGATCGGTGGCTAGTGATAGAAGGAAAAAGTGTTGTTGGTCAAGTATGTGTCGTTGAAAGACATCGTCCAGAATGCTAAATATCAAGAACAACGCCAGAAATCAAAAACCTGGGGACCGTCCATTACGGTCCTTTTGTTCTTCCTGTGCCAAATACATGTCTGAAATTCCTTCACCAGATGGGAGCATCCATAATAGCCTAGATTCAGGTAATCCTTCTCATCCCTCTAATTCCGTTGAGGTCCGGGAATACGGCAGTAAACTTGGACTAAAATGGAAGGAGAGGAAATCTACCTAATTGATGTCTTTCTGCCAAATTCGATCTACCATGTTATCAATGAAGATTATCTCGTTCAATATAAGGGGTTTTCGTGTCGGGAATTCAATCGAAAAAATTGGTTGGGTTCGTAACCTACTGAGTAAGGAAAGGCCTAGTTTTATTGCACTACAGGAAACTAGGTTGAAACAGGTTAATCTCTCTTGGATTAATGCTTTATGTGGCTTCTCGAACTGTAATTTCGTACAGAAAGAACGTGTCGGTTTTGCAGGTGGACAATTGATCATCTGGGACACTGATCAGTTTGATGCTTCTGATACTATTGTGTTCGATTGTGTCTTGGGTGTTCATGGTGTTTGGAAGGCTACCAACTCCCCGGTAAACTTCCTAAACATCCACGGCCCGCACGATGACGCAGGTAAAGTCAGGCTATGGGAATCTCTTTCTAAAATTCTGGGGGTTGAAGATGAAGCATGGATATTGTGCGGTGATTTTAACGAGGTCAGGGAAGAGGTGGATAGACTCAATTGTGAATTCATAGAGTATCTTGCTAAGCGTTTCAATGACTTTATCTCAAACAATCAGTTGATGGAAATTCCATTAGGCGGCAGGAACTTTACCAGAATCAGTGATGATGGGTTAAAATTCAGTAAGATTGACCGATTCTTGTGTACCGAAAAGTTCTTCAGCTTGTGGAAGGATGTCTCGGCGGTGACACTAGAAAGAAAAATCTCGGACCATTGCCCGATCATGCTTAAAGATGAAGGTAAAAATTTCGGCCCTAAACCATTCAAGATTTTTGATGCGTGGCTTGATGAAGTAGGTATTGAGGATGTCATTTGCAAAGCTTGGGAAATCCCGGTACCTAACATTAACAGGAAGGATTGTATGTTTCGAAATAGATTAAAAAATGTCAAGAATGCCTTAAGGGATTGGAGCTCAAATAGGTTCGGAGGGCTTGATGCTGAGATTGAGGCCTTGAAATTGTTGTCAATGAACTATGAGCTAAAAGCAGAAAATAATGGGTTGAACGACAATGAAAGAAAGGCCTGGATAGATTGTAGGAAGAagtggattgataaagataaagtaAAATCGTGTATGCTAAAACAAAAAGCGCGTGTCAAGTGGTGTCTCGAGGGGGATGAAAATACGAGTTATTTCCATTCCATTATAAACCGAAACAATAACAGGAACAACATGAGGGGCTTAATCATTAATGGTGTTTGGAATGAATCGCCAACCGAAATTAAAGAGGAAGTCTTTAAGCACTTCAAACATGTTTTTGAGGAATGTAATGGTGAAAGGCCGAGCATGGAAGATCTAAGCTACCCATCACTGTCCTTGGATGATGCAAATGCTCTTGAACTTCCTTTTGAAGAGAAATAAATTAGAGAAGCGGTTTTTGATCGCGGTAGTACAAAAGCACCCGGCCCCGATGGTTTCAATATGAGATTTTTCAAAAAATATTGGGACATTATCAAGAGTGACCTTATTGTTGCAATCGGATGGTTTTGGGATAAAGGCGAATTCTCTAGGGGCTGCAATGCGTCTTTTGTTACCCTAGTTCCTAAAAAGTCCGACCCGATTGGTTTAGGTGATTACCGACCCATTAGTTTGATCAGTAGCTACTACAAAATCATCGCAAAAATTCTCTCGAATCGTCTTCGAAAG comes from Rutidosis leptorrhynchoides isolate AG116_Rl617_1_P2 chromosome 4, CSIRO_AGI_Rlap_v1, whole genome shotgun sequence and encodes:
- the LOC139841101 gene encoding uncharacterized protein, with product MLSMKIISFNIRGFRVGNSIEKIGWVRNLLSKERPSFIALQETRLKQVNLSWINALCGFSNCNFVQKERVGFAGGQLIIWDTDQFDASDTIVFDCVLGVHGVWKATNSPVNFLNIHGPHDDAGKVRLWESLSKILGVEDEAWILCGDFNEVREEVDRLNCEFIEYLAKRFNDFISNNQLMEIPLGGRNFTRISDDGLKFSKIDRFLCTEKFFSLWKDVSAVTLERKISDHCPIMLKDEGKNFGPKPFKIFDAWLDEVGIEDVICKAWEIPVPNINRKDCMFRNRLKNVKNALRDWSSNRFGGLDAEIEALKLLSMNYELKAENNGLNDNERKAWIDCRKKWIDKDKVKSCMLKQKARVKWCLEGDENTSYFHSIINRNNNRNNMRGLIINGVWNESPTEIKEEVFKHFKHVFEECNGERPSMEDLSYPSLSLDDANALELPFEEK